TCGATTTCGAAGCGATCATCCATCACTTCATCGACGACTTGCTTTTCAGCGTAAACCCGAATCCGTCCAGTATTTGGCTCTAATTCAATCTTAACGTCAACTGGTGGTGGATTACTGCCCAAATAACGCCGATAGGCAGAAATTAAGGCTTGTTCGACAACATCCTGCACCGACTCGCGGGGAATGCCACGTTCAGCGGCAATCTGTGAAATAGCTGCGTAAAAATCACTTTTCATATCTAGCCTCGCTTAGGGGGTGCAGTGGGTCAGGCATCAGCATAATACCTGCTTTGATCGAGCCACCCTGCGTTGGTTAACATTGCTGACAAGAAGAAACGTGGGGGACACCCACGTTTCGGTCTGTGTACTTCATTCTGGTTACAGTATATCACTACCACCAAGCCCGTGCAACCTAGGGAGTTGGAGCCGGATAGGCTTGTGGCGCTGGGTACTGGGCTGGCTCCAAGGTCGGTTCGCCGACCACATTACCCTCGACTGGGGTTGGGTAGGCCGCAGGAGTTGCCGCCGGAGCGGCGCTGGTTGGTTGGCTGACCACTGGCGCGGTGGTCGGGGCCGAACCCGTAGTTGAACAACCAGCTAAGATTGCCAAAACTAAGAGACTAGCCAAAATTTGTTTGCGCATCTGTAAGAACCTCCATGGGTTTCAATCGCAGGTTATGCTACCGTAGCGGAGATAAAAAGTCAAAGCTTTGGTTTAACTACGCTTAATCTTTCACACCATGCTGTAAGTGCCAATCAGCCCCCAACAAACCAAACACAGCTGTATCGGTAAAACGTTGCTCAACCAGATCAAAATAGTTTTCGCGTAGCAGCCCTTCTTGGTGAAAGCCAAGTTTTTCGAGCACCCGCCGCGAACCATGATTAAGTGGATGAATCTGAGCTTCAATGCTATGCAATTTGAGCGTTTCAAAGCCGAATTGAAGCATAACTTGCAACGCCTCGACCATAATGCCTTTGCCCCACCAAGCGGCGGCCAATTCGTAGCCAATTTCGGCCCGGGCATGCTCGCTCATAAAACGCCAAAAACCAGCTGAGCCAAGCCATTCGCCAGTTTCACGCAAGGTTATCGCCCAACGGACACCAATTTTTTGTTCAAATGATTGGCTCATGTTGCGCAAACGGCGTTCGGCTTGCTCCGGCGCTTCCATTGGCAATTGGCCAAAATAGCGCAGCACCTGCGGATCTGCCATAATCGCAAAAACTGCATCACGATCGGTTAGTACGGGCTGGCGTAACACCAAACGCTCAGTTTCCAACAACGGGAATTGGGCTAAAGCACGCGCTAAATCAAGCATAGCACCTCAAATCTAGGCCGATTAACAACAATGACGAAACTCCAAGGAGCTTCGTCATTGCTCGATTGTCGATTTAGCAGTTTAGGCGCGTTTTTTGATCAACACTTTATCAATGCGCCGACCATCCATATCGATCACTTCAACATCGTATTCATCCCAAGTTACATGATCGCCAACGTTGGGCAAACGATGTAGCTCGTTCAACACATAGCCAGCAATCGTCACAAAGTCATTCGCGTCGTTAATTGGAATATTCAAGCGGGTTGCAATCACTTCGTATGATTCCGAGCCGTCGATTAGCCATGAGCCATCATCACGTTTGACCATGGTTTGTTCTTCGTTGGAATCATATTCATCGCGAATATCGCCAACCAATTCTTCGAGCACATCTTCGAGGGTCAAAATCCCCGAAATTTGGCCATATTCATCAACAACCAAAGCCATATGCGAGCCAGTTCGCCGAAACAGGGTCAACATCTTGGAAACTGGTTCGTGCTCCAGCACATAGGTTGGCGGGCGCACTAGTTCGCGCAATTGACGTTGATCGTTGCCGAGCATTGAAGGCAACACATCCTTAATATAGATCGTCCCAATCGCTCGATCAAGCGAATCGCCCTCATAAACTGGCATGCGCGAATAGCCATGTTCAACCGCAATCCGCGTAATTTCGGCCAAAGGCGTGTTGGCGCTCACCGCCACTACATCGGGCCGTGGAGTCATCAACATGCGTGCTGTACGATCCGAAAAATCAAACACGCGCGAGATCAAGGCCTCTTCGTGTAGGGCGACTGTGCCGCCAGCCCGACCTTCGCGGGTCATATACAAAATATCATCTTCAGTCACACTGGAATCTGGTTTTTTGTTCTGGCCAATGATCGTCAGAATCACGGTTGATGAAGTGGTCAGCACCCAGACAATTGGGCGGGTTAACCACGAAAGCCAAGCCAGCAGCGGTGCTAAATTACGGGCAATCGCATCGGCATGGAGCAATGCTAAGCGTTTGG
This portion of the Herpetosiphon gulosus genome encodes:
- a CDS encoding GNAT family N-acetyltransferase; translation: MLDLARALAQFPLLETERLVLRQPVLTDRDAVFAIMADPQVLRYFGQLPMEAPEQAERRLRNMSQSFEQKIGVRWAITLRETGEWLGSAGFWRFMSEHARAEIGYELAAAWWGKGIMVEALQVMLQFGFETLKLHSIEAQIHPLNHGSRRVLEKLGFHQEGLLRENYFDLVEQRFTDTAVFGLLGADWHLQHGVKD
- a CDS encoding hemolysin family protein, with the translated sequence MLSDIASELGIVLVLLVANGVFAASELAMVSARRSRLEQQAADGDLRAKKALQLADQPDRLLATVQVGITLIGTFAAAFGGANISKPFAEYLKTVPALAPYADSIAFTVVVLLITYLSLIIGELVPKRLALLHADAIARNLAPLLAWLSWLTRPIVWVLTTSSTVILTIIGQNKKPDSSVTEDDILYMTREGRAGGTVALHEEALISRVFDFSDRTARMLMTPRPDVVAVSANTPLAEITRIAVEHGYSRMPVYEGDSLDRAIGTIYIKDVLPSMLGNDQRQLRELVRPPTYVLEHEPVSKMLTLFRRTGSHMALVVDEYGQISGILTLEDVLEELVGDIRDEYDSNEEQTMVKRDDGSWLIDGSESYEVIATRLNIPINDANDFVTIAGYVLNELHRLPNVGDHVTWDEYDVEVIDMDGRRIDKVLIKKRA